A region of the Flavobacteriales bacterium genome:
GAACATCAATCGAGAGATGTATTGTACATCGTGTAGGGAATAAAAACAGAGATGAAGATCTTCGATTATCTAAATCAGCATTAAACTTTTCGGATGATGTAGAAATCGAATTAAAGAAGTATTTCCTCAATCCGTTTAAAGGAATTTGGAATGCAAACAGATTTCGTCATGAGATAAGCATGACAATGAATGAAGTATTTGTTTGTGCCGATAAGATAATGAAAGAAGATGCTTTCGTTGAAAATTCCATTAACATAGCTAAACACTTATACGATTCAACAAGACACCCAGGAATAAAGTTTGGTGAACTCTTTATCGTTTTATTAAATGATGTGGAGATGGACGGCGTTACTAGTAATGCTGTGGGGATATTTAAATCGGAAGCAAAAGACACATTCTTCAATATAAATGATAAGGCGGATTATTTCCAAGTTAATTTAAATAAAGGCATCAGTCCAAGTAAACTAGATAAAGGGTGTATCGTTTTTAACGACGATTATAACGATGGATACAAGGTATTTACTTTTGAAAGAAACGGAGCTGATACCGAATATTGGCAAAATGATTTCTTAAGCGTAGAGCCAAAAGCCGACGATTACCACAGCACAGAGAGTGTTATGAATGTTTGTAAAGACTTTGTGGTAAACAAACTACCAACAGAGTTTGAAATATCGAGAGCAGATCAGATTAATTTATTGAATACTTCTCTCTCTTACTTTAAAGGGAATGAGGAGTTTAATATGGATAACTTCTCTGAAGAAGTTCTTGCAAACGAAGAAGTAATCAGCTCATTTCATGCTTATAGAGAAGAAGTTCAGCCAGAAAAACCAATTGAAACGGAATCGTTTACCATTTCACCTAAAGCGGTTAACAAAGGTGCGAAGGTTTACAAAAGTGTTTTAAAACTCGATAAGAACTTTCACATATACATCCATGGTGACCATGATCTGATAGAGAAAGGTTTCGATGAAGAACGAAAAATGAAGTATTACAAAGTGTACTTCGAAGAAGAGAGCTAATTCACTGCAGCTGTAATTAGACTGGAAGATTCATTATCCCAACCATTTGCAAATCCAGACAAAAAATAGATTGCGTCTATTACGATAGAAACGATTAGTGCTTTTTGTAAAGTCATGGAAGTACAGTTGGTTTATTTACCCTTGTTTGCGTCAAAGATAAACACAGCGCGTGGGTAAGATTCGATTATTCGACAAGAATTAAGTTATTGTTTACCAATAGAATACATAGCCCATTAACGAAGCTTTACTTTTTCTTCCTCTTGCTTGGACTTGCTTTTACAAAAGGGTTGAAGTCTAATGCAAGTTGTAACCAATAAGCCAAATCCTCTTCCATATCGAATCCGTCTGGAGTCACGTATATATAACCTTTCATTGGTCTTCCTGTGGAGTCTATTGGTAAACAACACTCCTTCTTAATTTCATTTATATAAGCATCCTCTCCTGTTCGTACCATTAGCAGACTATCTCCAAACTTCTTATTGTTATGAATACCGCATAGCATCTTGTTGTCTACTTGGAATAAATGCCCTCTCATCATGTTTTTAGACGTGTGAAAGGCGTTTAACTCATTAAGTGTTGTGTATTTATTCTGCTAAATATTCGTCGTATGCCATCTTTTAAAGATGTCAATATAATAGAAGTCAGAGACCATGGGAGCACATTATTTACGTTAACTAACATGATCTGAATTCCTTTACATACTCCTCATTTTCAGTATTAATACATTCTTTTCCTTGTATTAAAATGCTAATTTAGATGCTAGATTTTTTCTATTATGATCCGACTAAATATACTACTGGCTTTATTCTTTTTTTTTTCTTGTAACCAAAAGGCTGCTGAAAGTATTAAAGCAGAAAGTGTAAGCAAGCATGTTTATAATAAATGGCTGCATTCTCGGGAAGAAGACACAGAGTATATTAAAGTATATAGACCTTCTACTTACCAATTTCCTCCTTCTCGAGGACGTAGAGGATTTGAAATAAAAGAA
Encoded here:
- a CDS encoding nucleoid-associated protein encodes the protein MNLSRTSIERCIVHRVGNKNRDEDLRLSKSALNFSDDVEIELKKYFLNPFKGIWNANRFRHEISMTMNEVFVCADKIMKEDAFVENSINIAKHLYDSTRHPGIKFGELFIVLLNDVEMDGVTSNAVGIFKSEAKDTFFNINDKADYFQVNLNKGISPSKLDKGCIVFNDDYNDGYKVFTFERNGADTEYWQNDFLSVEPKADDYHSTESVMNVCKDFVVNKLPTEFEISRADQINLLNTSLSYFKGNEEFNMDNFSEEVLANEEVISSFHAYREEVQPEKPIETESFTISPKAVNKGAKVYKSVLKLDKNFHIYIHGDHDLIEKGFDEERKMKYYKVYFEEES